The Synergistaceae bacterium DZ-S4 genome contains a region encoding:
- the mutL gene encoding DNA mismatch repair endonuclease MutL, which translates to MIKRLDSEVASRIAAGEVIERPSSVAKELIENSIDASARTITLHIEQGGKASFAIEDDGCGIPFEELPLALERYATSKISTLDDLESITTLGYRGEALSSVAAVSRMEIRSRTADSETGGIVRCEGGEIILHTESPCRTGTMIRVDDLFFNLPARRKFLKTASAELRRILQVVNDYALICPELTFRVFSDGKRILELLPPGSVDKALLRRWGEDSPIYSSATSLNLTSIRMWWDPIPDSRRTSVTTFVNGRRIQDSTIRSAICGGDSAAYGEWLVIVDLPPEDHDVNIHPTKEEVRFKNSGDIYKLTLDTARKIFARRFSVSSGRPVTDVGDRPFSGPETGEKKWFDRTDPIFSTAPWKPVSGMPSDRVASPDDTLFMAADPPSEISAEKNVRNYIGQSAKGFLIFDFPNGLAIIDPHAAHERILYEEIAGSFKDGIALQQLTMTLEVPAALLSEIKIYHAELDELAFSFDGDRLAGVPLLRGKARLSPLDMLRSALRGIECEKDPDKRDREVWWRMARLACRDAVKLGRRFEREEAEALLERLERCSVPFTCPHGRPTIFLIEEKKLEDWFER; encoded by the coding sequence ATGATAAAGAGACTGGACAGCGAAGTAGCGAGCAGGATAGCGGCAGGGGAGGTCATTGAAAGGCCCTCTTCAGTGGCTAAGGAGCTAATCGAAAACTCTATAGATGCCTCTGCCCGGACTATAACGCTTCATATCGAACAGGGCGGAAAGGCTTCATTCGCAATAGAGGACGACGGATGCGGCATACCGTTCGAAGAGCTCCCGCTTGCGCTTGAAAGATATGCCACAAGCAAAATATCGACACTTGACGATCTGGAGAGCATAACCACACTGGGATACAGGGGAGAGGCTCTTTCAAGCGTAGCTGCCGTCAGCAGGATGGAGATAAGGAGCAGAACGGCAGATTCCGAGACCGGAGGCATCGTTAGATGCGAGGGCGGAGAGATCATCCTCCACACGGAGAGCCCATGCCGGACAGGAACGATGATCCGTGTGGACGACCTCTTCTTCAACCTTCCCGCAAGGCGTAAATTCCTCAAGACGGCGTCTGCCGAGCTCAGGAGAATACTCCAGGTGGTCAATGACTATGCCCTAATATGCCCGGAACTGACTTTCAGAGTCTTCTCAGACGGCAAAAGAATACTGGAGCTTCTGCCTCCGGGAAGCGTAGATAAGGCCCTTCTCAGGCGGTGGGGAGAGGATTCCCCTATATACAGCTCAGCCACATCATTGAACCTGACCTCAATCAGGATGTGGTGGGATCCCATCCCGGACAGCAGGCGGACATCAGTCACGACTTTTGTGAACGGCAGGAGGATACAGGACAGCACGATCAGGTCTGCGATATGCGGCGGAGATTCGGCGGCATATGGCGAATGGCTTGTCATAGTGGACCTTCCTCCTGAGGACCACGATGTAAACATTCACCCGACAAAGGAAGAAGTAAGATTTAAAAACTCTGGAGATATATATAAACTGACTCTGGATACTGCCCGAAAAATATTTGCCCGAAGATTCTCGGTCTCTTCCGGGCGGCCCGTCACTGATGTGGGAGATAGGCCGTTCTCCGGTCCTGAGACCGGTGAGAAGAAATGGTTTGACAGAACTGACCCGATATTCAGCACCGCACCATGGAAACCGGTTTCAGGCATGCCTTCGGACAGGGTTGCATCGCCGGATGATACACTTTTCATGGCGGCGGACCCCCCGAGTGAGATCAGTGCCGAAAAAAACGTCCGCAATTATATTGGCCAGTCAGCCAAGGGATTCCTGATCTTTGATTTTCCGAACGGTCTCGCGATAATCGATCCCCATGCAGCCCACGAGAGGATCTTGTACGAAGAGATCGCTGGCTCTTTCAAAGACGGGATAGCTTTGCAGCAGCTGACCATGACTCTTGAGGTGCCTGCCGCACTGCTGTCCGAGATCAAAATTTACCATGCCGAGCTTGATGAACTTGCCTTTTCTTTTGACGGTGACCGTCTCGCCGGAGTGCCTCTGCTGAGAGGCAAAGCCAGGCTCTCTCCGCTTGATATGCTTCGTTCCGCACTGAGGGGGATCGAATGTGAAAAGGATCCCGACAAGCGGGACAGGGAAGTCTGGTGGAGGATGGCCAGACTTGCGTGCAGGGATGCAGTAAAGCTCGGCAGGAGGTTCGAAAGGGAAGAGGCGGAAGCGCTGCTTGAAAGGCTTGAAAGATGCTCTGTGCCATTTACCTGCCCTCACGGCAGGCCTACGATCTTTCTGATAGAAGAGAAAAAACTTGAGGACTGGTTTGAAAGATGA
- the miaA gene encoding tRNA (adenosine(37)-N6)-dimethylallyltransferase MiaA has product MTEKDKKVPVIAIIGPTAVGKTKFSLGLAEKLDAEVISVDSRQVYRYLDVGTDKVSHETRRHIPHHLIDVADPDQVYSAADFAFQAADAIERIRKRRKTPLLIGGTPFYYKALCGALSEDLPKDEEVRRALEDEIKEKGLAELHNELRSIDPAAAEKIHPNDPVRTMRALEIFRITGRNATWWYQNQSKMESCYDIFYIGLIRARTNLYDNIARRVREQFENGYPEEVEWLLSRGYSPKLPALQGFGYRELVRYVKGNSTYEEALEGDIRSTKAFSRRQMTWFKHFGPAMWYDFDKYEMTEAMDDVMPHCIRHLEQESRC; this is encoded by the coding sequence ATGACGGAAAAGGATAAAAAGGTACCGGTAATTGCAATAATAGGGCCGACCGCAGTCGGAAAGACAAAATTCAGCCTTGGATTGGCAGAAAAACTCGATGCTGAGGTCATTTCCGTAGATTCAAGACAAGTCTACCGTTACCTTGACGTAGGAACCGACAAGGTCTCGCATGAGACAAGACGGCATATACCGCATCATCTTATTGATGTGGCCGACCCTGATCAGGTCTATTCTGCGGCAGATTTTGCGTTCCAGGCAGCAGATGCGATCGAAAGGATCAGGAAGAGGAGGAAGACCCCGCTTCTGATCGGAGGCACCCCTTTCTATTATAAAGCCCTCTGCGGGGCACTCTCCGAAGACCTCCCAAAGGACGAAGAAGTGAGACGCGCACTGGAAGATGAAATAAAGGAAAAGGGCCTCGCGGAGCTCCACAATGAGTTACGTTCCATAGATCCTGCGGCGGCAGAAAAGATACACCCCAACGATCCTGTAAGGACCATGAGAGCCCTCGAAATATTCAGGATAACCGGCAGGAATGCCACATGGTGGTACCAAAACCAGTCAAAAATGGAATCGTGTTATGACATATTTTACATAGGGCTTATCAGGGCGAGGACAAATCTATACGATAACATCGCACGGAGGGTCAGGGAACAGTTTGAGAACGGATACCCGGAAGAGGTCGAATGGCTCCTCTCCAGGGGATACTCCCCAAAACTTCCGGCACTTCAGGGGTTTGGTTACAGGGAACTGGTGCGGTATGTCAAAGGGAACTCCACCTATGAAGAGGCGCTTGAAGGCGACATCAGATCAACAAAAGCCTTTTCGAGAAGGCAGATGACATGGTTCAAGCATTTTGGGCCGGCCATGTGGTATGATTTTGACAAATATGAAATGACCGAGGCAATGGATGATGTGATGCCACATTGCATCAGGCATTTGGAACAAGAAAGCAGATGCTGA
- the ispH gene encoding 4-hydroxy-3-methylbut-2-enyl diphosphate reductase, with the protein MKIHIADPTGLCFGVRRAISKLEEELLRSGTVYSLGSPIHNPQETHRLTGMGLVVVESAEEVPAGSVAFIRAHGVTPLQADILMKKCRKVVDGTCPFVKTAQKRAKDLSSEGYVVVISGDRHHPEVRGIMGYVEGEVAVVSSEEGIPDNLKGRRCGILSQTTQKVGSFVALVGSFIKVSPEIKVYNTICKATLARQDSVCRLASKVDGMIILGGRNSANTKKLAEISMDVGVSTLWIEHAGEIDRGWLQNRDDIGIAAGGSTPDWLIKELIQKLNMM; encoded by the coding sequence TTGAAGATCCACATAGCAGACCCGACCGGACTTTGTTTCGGTGTCAGAAGGGCAATATCAAAGCTTGAAGAGGAACTTCTCCGTTCCGGCACAGTCTACTCCCTCGGAAGCCCCATACACAATCCTCAGGAGACCCACAGGCTGACGGGAATGGGGCTTGTCGTAGTCGAATCCGCCGAAGAGGTCCCTGCCGGTTCTGTCGCGTTTATAAGGGCCCATGGCGTGACTCCTTTGCAGGCTGATATACTGATGAAAAAATGCAGAAAAGTGGTCGACGGGACCTGTCCCTTTGTCAAAACTGCTCAAAAAAGGGCAAAAGACCTTTCTTCCGAGGGCTATGTTGTGGTAATATCGGGGGACAGGCATCACCCGGAAGTCAGGGGGATAATGGGCTATGTTGAAGGCGAAGTAGCCGTTGTCTCATCAGAGGAAGGCATTCCGGACAACTTAAAAGGACGAAGGTGCGGCATCCTGAGCCAGACGACCCAAAAAGTTGGTTCGTTTGTTGCGCTCGTTGGTTCTTTTATTAAAGTATCACCTGAGATCAAGGTGTATAATACGATTTGCAAAGCTACGCTTGCAAGGCAGGATTCTGTCTGCAGGCTTGCTTCAAAGGTCGACGGGATGATAATACTCGGGGGCCGCAACAGCGCCAATACAAAAAAATTAGCTGAAATATCCATGGATGTGGGAGTCTCCACGCTTTGGATCGAACATGCCGGAGAGATCGACAGGGGGTGGCTGCAAAACAGGGATGATATAGGCATAGCCGCGGGAGGAAGCACTCCTGACTGGCTGATAAAAGAACTGATACAAAAATTAAACATGATGTAA
- a CDS encoding S1 RNA-binding domain-containing protein, translating to MVDELRTEDGLETQAAPEKEETMEEMMQQFDVMGDFHRGKILEGTIVDAREDGWLVDVGYKCEGFLPRKEWTHKVLVEETEEPQNGEKVRVQITNISQGEDAQLSLSRWRCEFDERWNKLEEEAAKNETVTVKGLRKVKGGLIVSCYGIEGFIPISHLAEDGRTLNPARLLEQDFQVKLIEKDRRKRRLVLSRRSLMEAEMAEIRQSFYDQVSEGDILEGDVSSITSFGVFVNLGAMEGLVHVSELSWQRNAKAKDVVSKGDHIKVKVIGIDKENNRISLSLRQTQSDPWETAAERWKPGVVVEGTVSNLTEFGAFVEIEPGVEGLIHIGDLSWTRIKHPKEVLRKGQKIEVSVLEVDQDRKRISLGYKQLTDPWKDVAEKYKKDMEVPVKVVRIADFGAFVELEDGIEGLIHISQVSQQRIENPREVLSEGQEVTARILDVNPSERRMRLSLRPAHEEPLRKPKTEEAQHTEGQKEDRPRRRRSDVEKKRNDNQLPQEETNVTIGEFLKQAEDQE from the coding sequence ATGGTTGACGAGCTTCGCACAGAAGACGGACTTGAAACACAGGCAGCACCGGAAAAAGAAGAAACAATGGAAGAAATGATGCAGCAGTTTGACGTGATGGGTGATTTTCATCGCGGAAAGATCCTTGAAGGCACGATCGTTGACGCTCGTGAAGACGGATGGCTTGTCGATGTCGGCTACAAATGCGAGGGATTCCTCCCGCGCAAAGAGTGGACGCATAAGGTTCTCGTAGAAGAGACAGAGGAACCCCAAAACGGCGAAAAAGTCAGGGTGCAGATCACAAATATCAGCCAGGGCGAAGATGCACAGCTCAGCCTGAGCCGTTGGCGCTGCGAGTTTGACGAACGCTGGAACAAGCTTGAGGAAGAAGCGGCAAAGAATGAAACTGTTACTGTAAAGGGACTCCGCAAGGTCAAGGGCGGCCTTATCGTAAGCTGCTACGGGATAGAGGGCTTCATTCCCATCTCACACCTTGCCGAAGACGGACGTACCCTGAATCCCGCCCGTCTGCTTGAACAGGATTTCCAGGTAAAGCTGATAGAGAAAGACCGCCGCAAGCGCCGTCTTGTTCTATCTCGCCGCAGCCTTATGGAAGCTGAGATGGCAGAGATCAGGCAGTCATTCTATGATCAGGTCAGCGAAGGTGACATACTTGAAGGAGATGTCAGCAGCATCACCTCTTTCGGTGTTTTTGTAAATCTCGGTGCGATGGAAGGTCTTGTTCACGTCAGCGAACTCTCATGGCAGCGCAATGCCAAGGCCAAGGACGTTGTCTCAAAGGGCGATCACATCAAGGTAAAGGTGATCGGCATCGATAAGGAGAACAACAGGATCTCCCTCAGTCTGAGACAGACTCAGTCCGACCCCTGGGAAACAGCGGCTGAACGCTGGAAACCCGGAGTAGTCGTAGAGGGTACGGTTTCCAACCTGACAGAATTCGGTGCTTTTGTAGAGATAGAACCGGGAGTAGAGGGGCTTATACACATAGGCGATCTCAGCTGGACAAGGATCAAGCATCCTAAGGAAGTCCTCAGGAAGGGACAGAAGATAGAAGTCTCCGTGCTTGAGGTCGACCAGGACCGCAAACGCATCAGCCTGGGCTATAAGCAGCTTACCGATCCATGGAAGGATGTAGCGGAGAAATACAAGAAGGATATGGAAGTTCCTGTCAAGGTAGTAAGGATAGCGGACTTCGGGGCCTTCGTCGAACTGGAAGACGGCATAGAAGGTCTGATCCACATTTCTCAGGTCAGCCAGCAGAGGATAGAAAACCCCAGAGAAGTGCTTTCCGAGGGACAGGAAGTGACGGCAAGAATACTCGACGTGAATCCGTCGGAACGCAGGATGCGCCTTAGCCTCCGTCCCGCCCATGAAGAGCCGCTGAGGAAGCCAAAGACAGAAGAGGCTCAGCACACTGAGGGACAGAAAGAGGACCGTCCCCGCCGCCGCCGTTCTGATGTCGAAAAGAAAAGGAACGACAACCAGCTTCCCCAGGAAGAGACAAACGTGACGATAGGAGAATTTTTAAAGCAGGCAGAAGATCAGGAGTAG
- the def gene encoding peptide deformylase, giving the protein MTVRNICVYPDPILREPTEEITSFDEVLADLVEDMWETMHVSDGVGLAGPQVGMPKKIAVIEYNGEKFVLINPVIVEKEGSKTVEEGCLSFPGIYEKVDSPEKIKVRWQNEKGEYEEKEIDGFLACVFSHEIDHLNGKLLIDRVSPLKRQFLKKKIAKQAKEQ; this is encoded by the coding sequence ATGACAGTCAGAAATATATGCGTCTATCCGGATCCGATTCTAAGGGAGCCAACAGAAGAAATAACATCTTTCGATGAAGTGTTGGCTGATCTGGTCGAAGACATGTGGGAGACTATGCATGTCTCCGATGGCGTAGGCCTTGCCGGACCACAGGTCGGCATGCCCAAAAAGATCGCGGTCATAGAGTATAACGGAGAAAAATTTGTCCTTATAAACCCTGTGATAGTCGAAAAAGAGGGATCTAAAACCGTTGAAGAGGGCTGTTTGAGTTTCCCCGGCATATATGAAAAAGTGGATTCCCCGGAGAAGATAAAGGTGCGTTGGCAGAATGAAAAGGGTGAGTATGAGGAAAAAGAGATCGATGGATTTCTGGCATGCGTCTTCTCCCATGAGATCGACCATCTTAACGGCAAGCTTCTTATAGACAGGGTCTCGCCCCTAAAAAGGCAGTTCCTAAAAAAGAAGATCGCAAAACAGGCAAAGGAGCAGTAA
- the fmt gene encoding methionyl-tRNA formyltransferase, whose protein sequence is MAGMLRFGFCGSGRFAAECLSIIAGKARPEWVITNAPRPSGRGLRLQNTPVFEKAEELGIKMRTTEKLSADKETLEWIGINVPDLILVIDFGHIIKEPLLSMAQLGCINIHPSLLPAYRGSAPVQRALMDGLEVTGVTIFRLDEGMDSGPVLARIPVRVGMEDDTPSLLKKTCTAGCEKLLEYLLDIPAENWVFVPQPEEGVSTAPKIEKSEGKIEWEASSREIFNRIRALADAPGTYCFHEGKRLRIHKAMPASASGMPGELVGVFDGFPVIACGESSLQLLHVQPEGKNVRSADEWLRGSRMKLGDKLD, encoded by the coding sequence ATGGCCGGGATGCTTCGCTTCGGTTTCTGCGGTTCCGGTAGATTCGCTGCTGAGTGTTTATCTATTATTGCCGGAAAGGCAAGGCCCGAATGGGTGATTACGAATGCGCCAAGGCCTTCAGGAAGAGGACTCAGGCTGCAGAATACCCCCGTATTCGAAAAAGCTGAGGAGCTTGGCATAAAGATGCGGACAACGGAAAAACTTTCTGCTGACAAGGAGACTCTGGAATGGATAGGAATAAATGTTCCAGATCTTATTCTTGTCATTGATTTCGGACATATTATAAAAGAACCTCTTCTGAGCATGGCTCAGCTTGGATGCATTAACATACATCCTTCGCTCCTTCCCGCGTACAGGGGGTCCGCGCCTGTTCAAAGGGCTTTAATGGACGGACTGGAAGTAACGGGAGTCACGATATTCAGGCTGGATGAGGGAATGGATTCAGGTCCCGTCCTTGCCCGGATACCCGTAAGGGTCGGCATGGAGGACGACACTCCTTCCCTGCTCAAGAAGACATGCACTGCAGGCTGTGAAAAACTGCTTGAGTATTTGCTGGATATCCCGGCAGAAAACTGGGTTTTTGTACCTCAGCCGGAAGAAGGTGTTTCAACAGCTCCTAAAATTGAAAAATCAGAGGGAAAAATAGAATGGGAAGCCAGTTCACGGGAAATATTCAACAGGATAAGAGCTTTGGCAGACGCGCCGGGAACATACTGCTTCCACGAAGGAAAGAGGCTTAGGATACACAAGGCGATGCCTGCCTCGGCTTCAGGTATGCCCGGTGAGTTGGTCGGTGTCTTTGACGGCTTTCCTGTCATTGCATGCGGGGAAAGCTCACTTCAATTGCTGCATGTACAACCGGAGGGAAAGAATGTTCGCAGCGCCGACGAGTGGCTGAGAGGAAGCAGGATGAAGCTCGGCGATAAACTTGACTGA
- a CDS encoding NUDIX hydrolase, translated as MRNIINTENIYSGAILDLNIDRVLFPSGCEKIREVVKHKSAVTVLPVHSDGTVSLVCQYRHAVDEDLYEIPAGLIEPGEDPAETAVRELQEEIGYKPGNIEKIFEFYTSPGYSTEKIIFFYATDLEPSKLAEDDDEFIKVHNFTIPEMKAMIDSGEIKDGKTIMAYCWLAAKKAEENAI; from the coding sequence TTGAGAAACATAATAAACACGGAGAACATTTATTCGGGTGCGATACTCGATCTCAACATTGACCGTGTCCTATTTCCTTCCGGATGCGAAAAGATAAGGGAGGTAGTGAAACATAAATCCGCTGTCACGGTCCTTCCCGTACATTCTGACGGGACCGTTTCCCTTGTATGCCAGTACAGGCATGCCGTTGACGAGGACCTCTACGAGATACCGGCAGGCCTGATAGAACCTGGCGAAGACCCTGCAGAGACTGCGGTGAGAGAACTTCAGGAAGAGATCGGATACAAACCGGGCAACATAGAAAAGATCTTCGAGTTCTATACTTCCCCGGGTTATTCGACAGAAAAGATAATATTCTTCTACGCCACTGATCTTGAACCGTCAAAACTGGCAGAAGACGATGACGAATTTATAAAGGTACATAATTTTACCATCCCCGAAATGAAAGCTATGATCGACTCCGGAGAGATCAAAGACGGAAAGACTATCATGGCTTATTGCTGGCTGGCGGCAAAAAAGGCAGAAGAAAATGCGATTTGA
- a CDS encoding tyrosine-type recombinase/integrase has protein sequence MRFDASDGSVFQNTLGSFRDYIMLERGCSDNTLKAYASDLGQWYSHCKRMGSDPMLLNPDNIARFLREQSARGMSKSTVQRNAAVLNSFARYLVYDGITEKMPILDPLPARDRILPQIMTEGEIQRLINCCEDGTPLGKRDRTAIELAYGTGMRASELCSLKLKDIDRGGGLIFTRGKGDKERCVPYVGGVRKAVDEYIDDHRPKLDRYREPWLLLTKSGRKMSREFLWRLLRKRGNQAGISPSRLHPHVLRHTFATHLLRKGMDQRTLQELLGHSSILTTEKYTHLDLEVRDLYDKFFPRSGTEEEN, from the coding sequence ATGCGATTTGATGCATCGGATGGCTCCGTTTTTCAGAATACCCTCGGCAGTTTCAGGGACTATATCATGCTTGAGAGAGGCTGCAGCGATAATACGCTGAAGGCCTACGCATCAGACCTTGGACAGTGGTATTCTCACTGCAAAAGGATGGGATCTGACCCTATGCTCCTCAATCCGGACAATATCGCGCGGTTCCTCCGTGAACAGTCTGCCAGGGGCATGTCTAAAAGCACAGTCCAGAGGAACGCCGCAGTGCTTAACTCCTTTGCAAGATATCTGGTATACGACGGCATCACAGAGAAAATGCCGATCCTGGATCCGCTCCCCGCAAGGGACAGGATCCTCCCTCAGATAATGACGGAGGGTGAGATACAGAGGCTCATAAACTGCTGCGAGGACGGGACTCCCCTGGGCAAAAGAGACAGGACAGCGATCGAACTCGCATACGGAACGGGGATGAGGGCATCAGAGCTCTGCTCCCTGAAACTGAAGGACATTGACAGAGGCGGAGGCCTTATCTTCACCAGAGGCAAGGGTGACAAGGAGAGATGTGTCCCCTATGTCGGCGGTGTCAGGAAAGCTGTAGATGAATACATCGACGACCACAGGCCCAAACTTGACAGGTACAGGGAACCATGGCTCCTCCTGACAAAATCAGGAAGAAAAATGAGCAGGGAGTTTCTCTGGAGGCTGCTCCGTAAAAGGGGAAACCAGGCCGGCATATCTCCATCGCGCCTCCATCCTCATGTCCTGAGACACACATTTGCCACACACCTGCTGAGAAAAGGGATGGACCAGCGGACATTGCAGGAATTGCTCGGACATTCCTCAATACTGACGACTGAGAAATACACACATCTGGATCTTGAGGTCAGAGATCTTTATGACAAATTTTTCCCGAGGAGCGGGACCGAAGAGGAAAACTGA
- a CDS encoding purine-nucleoside phosphorylase — MLYSEKLSEAVRSLSGKISTMPDVAIILGSGLGSVAESVEGPKVIRYDDIPFWPRSTAPGHAGKLVFGKLEGVNVVIMQGRVHYYEGYTMEEVVLPVRVLGRLGIKTLVVTNASGGINEDIPPGGIVAIEDHINFMGTNPLIGENDDEIGPRFPDMTEAYDKEYIIKLETAAKAENIRLDRGVYIAFSGPSFETPAEIRMAKTLGADLVGMSTVPEVIAANHMGIRVCGISCVANAAAGISKNKLAHQEVLDTIKGSSESLCRLIFAFLREIR, encoded by the coding sequence ATGCTCTATTCAGAAAAATTGTCTGAGGCGGTCAGATCCCTGTCAGGAAAGATAAGCACAATGCCTGATGTTGCCATCATTCTTGGTTCGGGTCTGGGAAGTGTTGCGGAGAGCGTTGAAGGACCGAAAGTGATCCGCTACGACGATATCCCCTTCTGGCCACGCTCGACAGCTCCGGGACACGCAGGAAAACTCGTATTCGGAAAACTTGAAGGGGTCAATGTCGTGATAATGCAGGGACGCGTTCATTACTACGAAGGCTACACGATGGAAGAGGTCGTCCTTCCCGTGAGAGTTCTCGGCCGCCTGGGAATAAAAACTCTGGTCGTGACGAACGCTTCCGGCGGGATCAATGAAGATATCCCTCCGGGCGGAATAGTTGCCATTGAAGACCACATCAACTTTATGGGAACGAATCCACTGATCGGAGAGAACGACGACGAGATCGGGCCACGTTTCCCTGACATGACGGAAGCTTACGACAAGGAATATATCATAAAGCTCGAGACGGCGGCAAAAGCAGAAAATATAAGACTGGACAGAGGTGTGTACATAGCATTTTCGGGACCATCCTTCGAAACGCCGGCCGAGATACGGATGGCAAAAACATTGGGTGCCGATCTGGTCGGGATGTCGACAGTCCCGGAAGTTATAGCTGCCAATCATATGGGGATCAGAGTCTGCGGAATTTCCTGCGTTGCAAACGCGGCTGCGGGAATTTCAAAAAATAAACTGGCTCACCAAGAGGTCCTGGACACAATAAAAGGAAGCTCTGAGTCACTTTGCAGGCTGATCTTTGCTTTTTTGAGGGAGATAAGATGA
- a CDS encoding thymidine phosphorylase translates to MTSFNGIGFIEKKRDCGKHTGEELHAFVDSVMRKEMPDYQISAWLMAAFLNGLDDDELMHFTMALALSGETLTYPPEDRIIDKHSTGGVGDKTTLVLVPLVAACGSRISKLSGPGLGFTGGTIDKLESIPGMDMHLSDDRFREQVNTIGCAVSGHSLKLAPAEGKFYKLRDVTGTVPSIPLITASIVSKKLAGGAYGYLFDVKCGSGAFMSDAGRAMELAGKLTDVSKKLGKVCLSVITDMEQPLGEWVGNSAEVYEAVEVLSGRGPSDTRELCVALGAAMLEMSGRAKSRYEGAELASKALDDGSALNKFGEMIAAQNGDSAVIREPQKVLPKAAFTYEIRSGRDGYLSKLDALLIGEGLRTLGGGRLTQEDVIDPSVAIQLLHKVGSRISRNDVLIRIFYNSESKLKDSLACFEKCWEVSEKAEKRKLILDTVY, encoded by the coding sequence ATGACTTCATTCAACGGGATCGGGTTCATCGAAAAGAAGAGGGACTGCGGAAAACACACCGGTGAGGAACTTCATGCTTTTGTAGATTCTGTTATGCGGAAAGAAATGCCTGACTATCAGATATCTGCGTGGCTTATGGCCGCTTTTCTGAACGGCCTTGACGATGATGAGCTGATGCACTTTACAATGGCCCTCGCTCTTTCCGGCGAGACCCTCACATATCCGCCGGAAGACAGGATCATAGACAAACACAGCACCGGGGGAGTGGGAGATAAGACTACACTGGTCCTCGTCCCGCTGGTTGCCGCATGCGGCTCCCGGATATCCAAGCTGAGCGGACCCGGACTCGGATTTACCGGAGGAACTATCGACAAGCTTGAGTCTATTCCCGGCATGGACATGCACCTCAGCGACGACCGTTTCAGGGAGCAGGTCAATACTATCGGCTGCGCTGTCTCAGGGCACTCCCTGAAACTGGCCCCGGCTGAGGGCAAATTTTATAAGCTGAGGGACGTCACAGGCACTGTGCCGTCAATACCCCTCATAACCGCCAGCATCGTCAGCAAGAAACTGGCGGGCGGGGCATACGGATACCTCTTCGACGTCAAATGCGGCAGCGGAGCCTTTATGAGTGATGCCGGGCGGGCAATGGAACTTGCAGGCAAACTGACAGATGTATCCAAAAAGCTCGGGAAGGTCTGCCTTTCAGTAATAACGGACATGGAACAGCCCCTCGGTGAATGGGTGGGAAACTCCGCGGAAGTATATGAAGCTGTAGAGGTGCTCTCCGGAAGAGGCCCTTCCGACACCCGTGAACTGTGCGTAGCGCTGGGAGCTGCCATGCTTGAAATGTCCGGAAGGGCAAAGAGTCGTTATGAAGGGGCGGAACTCGCCTCAAAAGCGCTTGACGACGGATCAGCGCTCAACAAATTCGGCGAGATGATAGCCGCGCAAAACGGCGACAGTGCTGTTATCAGGGAGCCTCAAAAAGTGCTTCCCAAAGCTGCTTTCACCTATGAGATCAGGTCAGGAAGGGACGGTTATCTCTCAAAACTTGACGCACTGCTCATCGGAGAAGGCCTCAGGACTTTGGGCGGAGGCCGTCTTACCCAGGAGGATGTCATCGACCCATCGGTGGCGATCCAGCTTTTGCATAAGGTCGGATCCAGGATCTCCCGGAACGACGTCCTGATAAGGATATTTTACAACAGCGAAAGCAAGCTTAAGGATTCGCTTGCCTGTTTCGAAAAATGCTGGGAAGTTTCCGAAAAGGCCGAAAAGAGAAAACTCATCCTCGATACGGTATATTGA